A portion of the Melanotaenia boesemani isolate fMelBoe1 chromosome 2, fMelBoe1.pri, whole genome shotgun sequence genome contains these proteins:
- the LOC121657166 gene encoding sterile alpha motif domain-containing protein 3-like: MDNDFEQFMNLTSTADIQDKGTVKVIKPSNQSTQAPSHIPFTPCHEDSSADTDILSSSESTTSTSTTSATASLRCQGWPRSFPIPLFSYEVEMQLSKANQEFLAEGKRLNPSFKVRSDILQALASEIMKYTTGYPTSAQLDDVAEALIIKHPCLKEQGSVTGYYGWKISLKYKMGNYRTKLRSLGCQEMSINSIKNRKPGNSSSPNQVKKPRRAEVNFCPHYPAGEDKESLEQERVELLTEVKKRNNHHVIKQKMEKTFAHRRYEVVQDMPFIAEFKSRWPALFMENEVSAEFTRITTIPLIPKFMSQLDHYSDKLAKVLRKKGGAAGRKIKNIMALIDQNDSVETRRACNLQALAVYLNEDPEELVKEYGSEDPDETQRHLDQTIIGIYVIKNPGVDADQLPEDVGIIVEGVQLLHGLKDVATACALLFGIIYDLNLSSPSDLRLF, encoded by the exons ATGGACAATGACTTTGAGCAGTTTATGAACCTGACTTCAACAGCAGACATCCAAGACAAAGGAACAGTAAAAGTGATTAAACCAAGTAATCAGTCAACACAAGCACCCAGCCATATTCCATTTACGCCTTGTCATGAGGATTCCTCTGCAGACACTGATATACTTTCATCTTCTGAGTCAACCACCTCAACTTCAACCACATCTGCAACCGCATCACTGAGATGTCAAGGCTGGCCACGCAGCTTTCCTATTCCTCTGTTCTCCTACGAAGTAGAGATGCAGCTGTCGAAGGCGAACCAGGAGTTCCTTGCTGAAGGCAAACGGCTGAACCCAAGTTTCAAAGTCAGGTCAGACATTTTGCAGGCCTTGGCttctgaaataatgaaatacacAACAGGATATCCTACGTCTGCACAACTGGATGATGTTGCAGAAGCTTTGATCATTAAACATCCATGCCTAAAGGAACAGGGCTCTGTTACTGGATACTATGGGTggaaaatcagtttaaaatacaaaatgggCAACTACCGCACTAAGCTTAGGAGTTTGGGATGCCAAGAAATGAGCATTAACtctataaaaaacagaaagcctGGTAACTCCTCAAGCCCAAACCAAGTAAAGAAACCCAGGAGAGCTGAGGTCAATTTTTGTCCCCATTACCCAGCTGGAGAAGACAAAGAAAGTCTTGAGCAGGAGCGAGTAGAACTGCTAACTGAGGTCAAGAAAAGGAACAACCATCatgtaataaaacagaaaatggagaaaaccTTTGCTCATCGGCGGTATGAGGTGGTTCAAGATATGCCCTTCATCGCAGAATTCAAAAGTAGATGGCCAGctctttttatggaaaatgaG GTAAGTGCAGAGTTCACACGGATTACCACCATCCCGCTCATCCCAAAGTTTATGTCGCAACTGGATCACTACTCAGACAAGTTGGCTAAAGTGCTCCGCAAAaaaggaggagcagcaggacgcaaaataaaaaacataatggCTCTCATTGACCAG AATGACTCGGTTGAAACAAGGAGAGCTTGCAACCTCCAAGCACTAGCTGTGTATCTTAATGAAGACCCTGAAGAGCTAGTGAAGGAATATGGG AGTGAGGACCCTGATGAAACCCAGAGACATTTGGATCAAACGATCATCGGCATCTATGTGATTAAAAATCCAGGTGTAGATGCTGATCAGCTTCCAGAAGATGTTGGCATCATAGTTGAAGGCGTGCAGCTGCTTCATGGGCTCAAAGATGTTGCCACTGCTTGTGCCTTACTGTTTGGGATCATCTACGACCTGAACCTGAGCTCTCCAAGTGACCTAAG GCTGTTTTAA
- the LOC121655976 gene encoding obscurin-like has product MLGYRTGMLLLSICWAGANGQTLTQSEAVVLRPGMKVFSPKITLYPVWDSDLRASQVTLICTLSGFFPKALRVEWQQNDVHLAHIKPIERMLQSMDGEEKTYSLTTEIQPSQDEWENGSSFTCKAVHKDITFKKATSICHIYGRNSPSIHVEIPSFQTVMKSVSEVKATCSLHTAFDAKITWLMDGRVSPSDKVTTTSNTTHIFSDVTVSSSQWKQMKKVTCRAEHKCFTSAEKTVDVAGPPPQAPQVEIRRSLPELLKGNTAALQCDITQLSSQDIYVTFQANGVDMSEKQYVDLPEAPGHHSVSRSFSVPQRYWTSDTSFTCTVYQGLSSTPFTSNSISKIFVDPSVELLLAPSEESGQQKLLCSGLGFNPQIKWLSESKEISSSTEHISIDSNGYVAVTSKLLVPQTEWKTGKVFTCEVSDCSLRKHFRKNISLCSGCLGAPPSIHVEIPSFQTVMKSVSEVKATCLLHTAFDAKITWLMDGRVSPSDKVTTTSNTTHIFSDVTVSLSQWKQMKKVTCRAEHKCFTSAEKTVDVAGPPPQAPQVEIRRSLPELLKGNTAALQCDITQLSSQDIYVTFQANGVDMSEKQYVDLPEAPGHHSVSRSFSVPQRYWTSDTSFTCTVYQGLSSTPFTSNSISKIFVDPSVELLLAPSEESGQQKLLCSGLGFNPQIKWLSESKEISSSTEHVSMDSNGYVAVTSKLLVPQTEWKTGKVFTCEASDSSLRKHFRKNISLCSGCSSAPPSIHVEIPSFQTVMKSVSEVKATCLLHTAFDAKITWLMDGRVSPSDKVTTTSNTTHIFSDVTVSSSQWKQMKKVTCRAEHKCFTSAEKTVDVAGPPPQAPQVEIRRSLPELLKGNTAALQCDITQLSSQDIYVTFQANGVDMSEKQYVDLPEAPGHHSVSRSFSVPQRYWTSDTSFTCTVYQGLSSTPFTSNSISKIFVDPSVELLLAPSEESGQQKLLCSGLGFNPQIKWLSESKEISSSTEHISIDSNGYVAVTSKLLVPQTEWKTGKVFTCEVSDCSLRKHFRKNISLCSGCLGAPPSIHVEIPSFQTVMKSVSEVKATCLLHTAFDAKITWLMDGRVSPSDKVTTTSNTTHIFSDVTVSLSQWKQMKKVTCRAEHKCFTSAEKTVDVAGPPPQAPQVEIRRSLPELLKGNTAALQCDITQLSSQDIYVTFQANGVDMSEKQYVDLPEAPGHHSVSRSFSVPQRYWTSDTSFTCTVYQGLSSTPFTSNSISKIFVDPSVELLLAPSEESGQQKLLCSGLGFNPQIKWLSESKEISSSTEHVSMDSNGYVAVTSKLLVPQTEWKTGKVFTCEASDSSLRKHFRKNISLCSGCSSAPPSIHVEIPSFQTVMKSVSEVKATCLLHTAFDAKITWLMDGRVSPSDKVTTTSNTTHIISDVTVSPSQWKQMKKVTCRAEHKCFTSAEKTVDVAAPVTVTLSPPSTKVIFTNQDQPDKSPVTVTLSPPSPTVMFTNMQAELKCIVTVQDADYLSKTNISWQINGHDVTDNIITESSAKSKTSTLTRSLSNWENVNKVSCSAVTEDMTPVTQELTIIKAGAEPNVVVHILPEEDIRAEVTLVCLVSSPVLQDYYIAWSEDAVHNNGRYYDGIDSPPQKTKNGYFVTSLYTTTKEKWNQNKRFNCNVWPAGSDHPKSRGVSKASGNSCEC; this is encoded by the exons ATGTTGGGTTACAGGACAGGAATGCTGCTTTTATCTATCTGCTGGGCAG gtgCCAATGGACAAACTCTGACACAATCTGAAGCAGTGGTTTTAAGACCAG GAATGAAGGTTTTCTCTCCAAAAATCACACTGTACCCTGTATGGGACAGTGATTTGAGGGCCTCACAAGTCACACTCATCTGTACCCTAAGTGGCTTCTTCCCCAAAGCGTTGAGAGTGGAGTGGCAACAGAACGATGTGCATCTAGCTCATATTAAACCGATTGAAAGGATGTTGCAGAGTATGGACGGAGAGGAGAAAACCTACAGTTTAACCACTGAGATCCAGCCAAGCCAGGACGAGTGGGAAAATGGTTCAAGTTTTACTTGCAAGGCGGTTCACAAagacattacatttaaaaaggcaaCAAGTATTTGTCACA TTTATGGAAGAAACTCTCCTTCCATCCACGTGGAGATTCCCAGTTTTCAGACTGTAATGAAGTCAGTCTCTGAGGTGAAAGCCACATGTTCGCTCCACACTGCCTTTGATGCCAAAATCACCTGGCTGATGGATGGGAGGGTCTCACCAAGTGATAAAGTGACAACGACTTCAAACACAACTCATATATTCAGTGATGTTACAGTTTCCTCGAGTCAGTGGAAGCAGATGAAGAAAGTAACATGTAGAGCAGAACATAAGTGCTTCACATCTGCTGAGAAGACAGTAGACGTAGCAG GACCTCCACCTCAAGCTCCGCAGGTGGAGATCAGGAGATCTCTACCAGAACTGCTGAAGGGAAACACTGCTGCGCTCCAGTGTGACATCACACAGCTCTCCTCACAGGACATTTACGTCACATTTCAGGCCAACGGAGTTGATATGTCTGAGAAACAGTATGTTGATCTTCCTGAAGCTCCAGGCCACCATTCAGTCAGCAGAAGCTTCTCTGTGCCTCAACGTTACTGGACTAGTGACACGAGTTTCACCTGCACAGTGTACCAAGGCCTCTCCAGCACACCTTTCACGTCTAATTCCATTAGCAAAATATTTG tggACCCCTCAGTGGAACTCCTTCTGGCCCCCAGTGAAGAGTCAGGACAACAGAAACTCTTGTGCTCTGGATTGGGCTTTAAccctcaaattaaatggttatCTGAGTCAAAGGAGATATCCTCATCAACTGAACACATCAGCATAGATTCAAATGGATATGTGGCAGTGACCAGTAAGCTACTGGTTCCTCAGACGGAGTGGAAAACTGGGAAGGTTTTCACCTGTGAAGTGTCTGACTGCTCTCtgagaaaacatttcagaaagaaCATCAGTCTCTGCTCAG GTTGTTTAGGTGCTCCTCCTTCCATCCACGTGGAGATTCCCAGTTTTCAGACTGTAATGAAGTCAGTCTCTGAGGTGAAAGCCACATGTTTGCTCCACACTGCCTTTGATGCCAAAATCACCTGGCTGATGGATGGGAGGGTCTCACCAAGTGATAAAGTGACAACGACTTCAAACACAACTCATATATTCAGTGATGTTACAGTTTCCTTGAGTCAGTGGAAGCAGATGAAGAAAGTAACATGTAGAGCAGAACATAAGTGCTTCACATCTGCTGAGAAGACAGTAGACGTAGCAG GACCTCCACCTCAAGCTCCGCAGGTGGAGATCAGGAGATCTCTACCAGAACTGCTGAAGGGAAACACTGCTGCTCTCCAGTGTGACATCACACAGCTCTCCTCACAGGACATTTACGTCACATTTCAGGCCAATGGAGTTGATATGTCTGAGAAACAGTATGTTGATCTTCCTGAAGCTCCAGGCCACCATTCAGTCAGCAGAAGCTTCTCTGTGCCTCAACGTTACTGGACTAGTGACACGAGTTTCACCTGCACAGTGTACCAAGGCCTCTCCAGCACACCTTTCACGTCTAATTCCATTAGCAAAATATTTG tggACCCCTCAGTGGAACTCCTTCTGGCCCCCAGTGAAGAGTCAGGACAACAGAAACTCTTGTGCTCTGGATTGGGCTTCAAccctcaaattaaatggttatCTGAGTCAAAGGAGATATCCTCATCAACTGAACACGTCAGCATGGATTCAAATGGATATGTGGCAGTTACCAGTAAGCTACTGGTTCCTCAGACGGAGTGGAAAACTGGGAAGGTTTTCACCTGTGAAGCATCTGACAGCTCTCtgagaaaacatttcagaaagaaCATCAGTCTCTGCTCAG GTTGTTCAAGTGCTCCTCCTTCCATCCACGTGGAGATTCCCAGTTTTCAGACTGTAATGAAGTCAGTCTCTGAGGTGAAAGCCACATGTTTGCTCCACACTGCCTTTGATGCCAAAATCACCTGGCTGATGGATGGGAGGGTCTCACCAAGTGATAAAGTGACAACGACTTCAAACACAACTCATATATTCAGTGATGTTACAGTTTCCTCGAGTCAGTGGAAGCAGATGAAGAAAGTAACATGTAGAGCAGAACATAAGTGCTTCACATCTGCTGAGAAGACAGTAGACGTAGCAG GACCTCCACCTCAAGCTCCGCAGGTGGAGATCAGGAGATCTCTACCAGAACTGCTGAAGGGAAACACTGCTGCGCTCCAGTGTGACATCACACAGCTCTCCTCACAGGACATTTACGTCACATTTCAGGCCAACGGAGTTGATATGTCTGAGAAACAGTATGTTGATCTTCCTGAAGCTCCAGGCCACCATTCAGTCAGCAGAAGCTTCTCTGTGCCTCAACGTTACTGGACTAGTGACACGAGTTTCACCTGCACAGTGTACCAAGGCCTCTCCAGCACACCTTTCACGTCTAATTCCATTAGCAAAATATTTG tggACCCCTCAGTGGAACTCCTTCTGGCCCCCAGTGAAGAGTCAGGACAACAGAAACTCTTGTGCTCTGGATTGGGCTTTAAccctcaaattaaatggttatCTGAGTCAAAGGAGATATCCTCATCAACTGAACACATCAGCATAGATTCAAATGGATATGTGGCAGTGACCAGTAAGCTACTGGTTCCTCAGACGGAGTGGAAAACTGGGAAGGTTTTCACCTGTGAAGTGTCTGACTGCTCTCtgagaaaacatttcagaaagaaCATCAGTCTCTGCTCAG GTTGTTTAGGTGCTCCTCCTTCCATCCACGTGGAGATTCCCAGTTTTCAGACTGTAATGAAGTCAGTCTCTGAGGTGAAAGCCACATGTTTGCTCCACACTGCCTTTGATGCCAAAATCACCTGGCTGATGGATGGGAGGGTCTCACCAAGTGATAAAGTGACAACGACTTCAAACACAACTCATATATTCAGTGATGTTACAGTTTCCTTGAGTCAGTGGAAGCAGATGAAGAAAGTAACATGTAGAGCAGAACATAAGTGCTTCACATCTGCTGAGAAGACAGTAGACGTAGCAG GACCTCCACCTCAAGCTCCGCAGGTGGAGATCAGGAGATCTCTACCAGAACTGCTGAAGGGAAACACTGCTGCTCTCCAGTGTGACATCACACAGCTCTCCTCACAGGACATTTACGTCACATTTCAGGCCAATGGAGTTGATATGTCTGAGAAACAGTATGTTGATCTTCCTGAAGCTCCAGGCCACCATTCAGTCAGCAGAAGCTTCTCTGTGCCTCAACGTTACTGGACTAGTGACACGAGTTTCACCTGCACAGTGTACCAAGGCCTCTCCAGCACACCTTTCACGTCTAATTCCATTAGCAAAATATTTG tggACCCCTCAGTGGAACTCCTTCTGGCCCCCAGTGAAGAGTCAGGACAACAGAAACTCTTGTGCTCTGGATTGGGCTTCAAccctcaaattaaatggttatCTGAGTCAAAGGAGATATCCTCATCAACTGAACACGTCAGCATGGATTCAAATGGATATGTGGCAGTTACCAGTAAGCTACTGGTTCCTCAGACGGAGTGGAAAACTGGGAAGGTTTTCACCTGTGAAGCATCTGACAGCTCTCtgagaaaacatttcagaaagaaCATCAGTCTCTGCTCAG GTTGTTCAAGTGCTCCTCCTTCCATCCACGTGGAGATTCCCAGTTTTCAGACTGTAATGAAGTCAGTCTCTGAGGTGAAAGCCACATGTTTGCTCCACACTGCCTTTGATGCCAAAATCACCTGGCTGATGGATGGGAGGGTCTCACCAAGTGATAAAGTGACAACGACTTCAAACACAACTCATATAATCAGTGATGTTACAGTTTCCCCGAGTCAGTGGAAGCAGATGAAGAAAGTAACATGCAGAGCAGAACATAAGTGCTTCACATCTGCTGAGAAGACAGTAGACGTAGCAG CTCCTGTCACAGTAACCCTGAGCCCTCCGAGTACCAAAGTAATTTTTACCAACCAAGATCAGCCAGACAAGT CTCCTGTCACAGTAACCCTGAGCCCTCCGAGTCCCACAGTAATGTTCACCAACATGCAGGCAGAGCTGAAATGCATCGTTACAGTACAGGACGCTGACTATTTGTCTAAAACTAATATAAGTTGGCAAATTAATGGACACGATGTAACAGACAACATTATAACAGAAAGTAGTGCTAAAAGCAAAACCAGCACTCTGACCCGTAGTCTCTCTAACTGGGAAAATGTGAACAAAGTCAGCTGTTCTGCTGTTACAGAAGATATGACACCAGTCACTCAAGAGCTAACGATCATTAAAG CTGGTGCAGAACCAAATGTAGTAGTCCATATTCTCCCAGAGGAGGACATCAGAGCTGAAGTTACTCTAGTGTGTCTGGTCTCCAGTCCAGTGCTGCAGGATTACTACATCGCCTGGTCAGAAGATGCTGTACATAACAATGGAAGATATTATGATGGCATCGACTCCCCTCCACAGAAAACCAAAAATGGCTACTTCGTTACAAGTCTTTACACCACAACTAAGGAAAAGTGGAACCAGAATAAGAGGTTCAACTGCAACGTCTGGCCTGCTGGTAGTGATCATCCAAAATCTCGAGGAGTTTCTAAGGCCTCTGGTAATTCATGTGAATGTTAA